One segment of Meriones unguiculatus strain TT.TT164.6M chromosome X, Bangor_MerUng_6.1, whole genome shotgun sequence DNA contains the following:
- the Drp2 gene encoding dystrophin-related protein 2 isoform X1: MQPLVMQGCPYTLPRCHEWRAADRFHHSSSFRNTCPQPQVRAAVTIPAPPWDGARDPCLSPKLLNRSVGAIGPLEPSAMNLCWNEIKKKSQNLRARLEAFSDHSGKLQLPLQEIIDWLSQKDEELSAQLPLQGDVALVQQEKETHVAFMEEVKSKGPYIYSVLESAQAFLSQHPFEELEEPHSESKDTSPRQRIQNLSRFVWKQATVASELWEKLTARCVDQHRHIEHTLEHLLEIQGAMEELSTTLTQAEGVRATWEPIGDLFIDSLPEHIQAIKLFKEEFSPVKDGVKLVNDLAHQLAISDVHLSMENSRALEQINIRWKQLQVSVGERLKQLQDAHRDFGPGSQHFLSTSVQVPWERAISPNKVPYYINHQAQTTCWDHPKMTELYQTLADLNNIKFSAYRTAMKLRRVQKALRLDLVTLTTALEIFNEHDLQASEHVMDVVEVIHCLTALYERLEEERGILVNVPLCVDMSLNWLLNVFDSGRSGKMRALSFKTGIACLCGTEVKEKLQYLFSQVANSGNQCDQRHLAALLHEAIQVPRQLGEVAAFGGSNVEPSVRSCFRFSTGKPVIEASQFLEWVNLEPQSMVWLAVLHRVTIAEQVKHQTKCSVCRQCPIKGFRYRSLKQFNVDICQTCFLTGRASKGNKLHYPIMEYYTPTTSSENMRDFATTLKNKFRSKQYFSKHPQRGYLPVQSVLESECSETLSSSPMLPHADTHSRIEHFASRLAEMESQNCSFFNDSLSPDDSIDEDQYLLRHSSPITDREPAFGQQAPCSMGTESKGGLEKILAHLEDENRILQGELRRLKWQHEEAAEAPTLAEGSTEATPDHRNEELLAEARILRQHKSRLETRMQILEDHNKQLESQLQRLRELLLQPPTESEGNGSVVSSLDSSPRQSEGSHPREKGQTTPDTEAADDVGSKSQDVSLCLEDIMEKLRHAFPSVQSSDVTENTLLAS; this comes from the exons ATGCAACCTTTGGTCATGCAGGGatgcccttacaccctcccacgATGTCATGAGTGGCGTGCTGCTGACaggtttcatcacagcagcagctTCCGAAACACCTGCCCCCAGCCTCAG GTTAGAGCTGCGGTCACCATCCCTGCACCTCCTTGGGATGGTGCCAGGGATCCCTGCCTAAGTCCAAAGCTCTTGAACAGGTCTGTTGGAGCCATTGGCCCCCTGGAACCATCAGCCATGAATCTGTGttggaatgaaataaaaaagaagtctcAGAACCTCCG TGCTCGCCTAGAGGCCTTCTCAGACCATAGTGGAAAACTCCAGCTCCCACTCCAAGAGATTATTGACTGGCTGAGCCAAAAGGATGAGGAGTTGTCAGCTCAGCTTCCCTTGCAAGGGGATGTGGCCCTGGTACAACAGGAGAAGGAGACGCATGTG GCCTTTATGGAAGAAGTCAAGTCCAAGGGCCCCTATATCTACTCTGTGCTGGAATCTGCTCAGGCTTTCCTGTCCCAGCACCCATTTGAGGAATTAGAGGAACCTCATTCTGAGAGCAAAG ATACCTCCCCGAGACAGCGAATTCAGAATCTTAGCCGCTTTGTGTGGAAGCAGGCAACGGTGGCCAGTGAACTGTGGGAGAAACTGACAGCCCGCTGTGTGGATCAGCATCGACATATTGAGCATACTCTGGAGCATCTATTGGAGATCCAAGGGGCAATGGAGGAACTAAGCACCACTTTGACCCAAGCAGAGGGAGTCCGAGCCACTTGGGAGCCCATTGGGGATCTCTTCATAGATTCCCTCCCAGAGCATATCCAAGCCATCAAG CTATTCAAAGAAGAATTTTCTCCTGTGAAAGATGGAGTGAAGTTAGTGAATGATCTGGCCCACCAACTTGCCATTTCTGATGTACACTTGTCAATGGAGAATTCAAGGGCTCTGGAACAGATCAACATCAGATGGAAACAGCTCCAG GTGTCGGTCGGTGAGAGGCTTAAACAGCTCCAGGATGCCCATCGGGACTTTGGGCCTGGGTCACAGCACTTCCTCTCCA CTTCTGTCCAGGTTCCCTGGGAAAGAGCCATTTCTCCCAATAAAGTTCCCTACTACATCAA CCACCAGGCTCAGACTACATGCTGGGACCATCCCAAGATGACTGAGTTATACCAAACCTTAG CTGATCTGAACAACATTAAGTTCTCTGCTTATCGCACTGCCATGAAGCTCCGCAGAGTTCAGAAGGCCCTGCGCC tAGATCTGGTAACTTTGACTACAGCTCTGGAGATCTTCAATGAGCATGACCTGCAGGCCAGTGAACATGTGATGGACGTGGTGGAGGTCATTCACTGCTTGACTGCCTTGTATGAACGACTGGAGGAGGAAAGAGGCATCCTTGTCAATGTGCCACTATGTGTAGACATGAGCCTCAACTGGCTCCTCAATGTTTTTGATAG TGGTCGCAGTGGAAAGATGCGAGCATTGTCCTTTAAGACTGGTATCGCATGCTTGTGTGGCACTGAAGTCAAAGAAAAACTTCAGT ACCTCTTCAGCCAAGTGGCCAATTCAGGCAACCAGTGTGACCAACGCCATCTCGCTGCTCTGCTTCATGAAGCTATTCAAGTGCCCCGTCAGCTGGGTGAAGTGGCAGCATTTGGGGGCAGCAATGTGGAGCCCAGCGTCCGTAGTTGCTTTCGTTTT AGCACGGGAAAGCCAGTCATTGAAGCTTCCCAGTTCCTGGAGTGGGTCAACTTGGAGCCTCAGTCTATGGTGTGGCTGGCCGTTCTGCATCGGGTCACCATTGCTGAGCAAGTAAAGCATCAGACCAAATGTTCTGTCTGTAGGCAGTGCCCCATCAAAGGGTTCAG GTACCGGAGTCTGAAACAGTTTAATGTGGATATCTGCCAGACTTGCTTCTTGACAGGCAGGGCCAGCAAAGGCAACAAGCTCCACTATCCCATCATGGAGTATTACACACCG ACCACATCCAGTGAGAACATGAGGGACTTTGCCACAACCTTAAAGAATAAATTCCGCTCGAAGCAGTATTTCAGCAAACATCCTCAGCGGGGTTATCTGCCTGTGCAGTCAGTGCTGGAGAGCGAGTGCAGTGAGAC ACTGTCTTCTTCCCCGATGTTGCCACATGCTGACACACACTCTCGAATTGAACATTTTGCCAGCAG GCTTGCTGAGATGGAAAGCCAAAATTGTTCCTTTTTTAATGACAGCTTGTCCCCGGATGACAGCAT AGATGAGGACCAGTACCTGTTGCGGCACTCCAGCCCCATCACAGACCGAGAGCCAGCCTTTGGACAGCAGGCTCCATGCAGTATGGGCACAGAAAGCAAGGGGGGACTAGAGAAGATTCTGGCTCATTTAGAAGACGAGAACCG GATTCTCCAGGGAGAGCTGAGGCGCCTGAAATGGCAGCATGAGGAAGCAGCTGAGGCACCCACCCTGGCTGAGGGCTCCACTGAAGCAACTCCAGACCACCGCAATGAAGAGCTTCTGGCTGAAGCCAGGATCCTGAGGCAGCACAAGAGCCGCCTGGAGACACGTATGCAGATCCTTGAAGACCACAACAAGCAGTTAGAGTCTCAGCTGCAACGCCTGAGGGAGCTGCTCCTGCAG CCACCCACCGAGTCAGAAGGCAATGGCTCTGTAGTCTCGTCTCTAGATTCCTCTCCACGCCAGTCAGAAGGCAGTCATCCCCGTGAGAAGGGACAGACTACTCCAGACACAGAGGCTGCAG ATGATGTGGGGTCAAAGAGTCAGGATGTCAGCCTATGCTTAGAAGACATCATGGAGAAGCTCCGCCATGCCTTCCCCAGTGTGCAAAGCTCTGATGTGACTGAAAACACCCTGCTGGCCTCTTGA
- the Drp2 gene encoding dystrophin-related protein 2 isoform X2, translating into MQPLVMQGCPYTLPRCHEWRAADRFHHSSSFRNTCPQPQVRAAVTIPAPPWDGARDPCLSPKLLNRSVGAIGPLEPSAMNLCWNEIKKKSQNLRARLEAFSDHSGKLQLPLQEIIDWLSQKDEELSAQLPLQGDVALVQQEKETHVAFMEEVKSKGPYIYSVLESAQAFLSQHPFEELEEPHSESKDTSPRQRIQNLSRFVWKQATVASELWEKLTARCVDQHRHIEHTLEHLLEIQGAMEELSTTLTQAEGVRATWEPIGDLFIDSLPEHIQAIKLFKEEFSPVKDGVKLVNDLAHQLAISDVHLSMENSRALEQINIRWKQLQVSVGERLKQLQDAHRDFGPGSQHFLSTSVQVPWERAISPNKVPYYINHQAQTTCWDHPKMTELYQTLADLNNIKFSAYRTAMKLRRVQKALRHLVTLTTALEIFNEHDLQASEHVMDVVEVIHCLTALYERLEEERGILVNVPLCVDMSLNWLLNVFDSGRSGKMRALSFKTGIACLCGTEVKEKLQYLFSQVANSGNQCDQRHLAALLHEAIQVPRQLGEVAAFGGSNVEPSVRSCFRFSTGKPVIEASQFLEWVNLEPQSMVWLAVLHRVTIAEQVKHQTKCSVCRQCPIKGFRYRSLKQFNVDICQTCFLTGRASKGNKLHYPIMEYYTPTTSSENMRDFATTLKNKFRSKQYFSKHPQRGYLPVQSVLESECSETLSSSPMLPHADTHSRIEHFASRLAEMESQNCSFFNDSLSPDDSIDEDQYLLRHSSPITDREPAFGQQAPCSMGTESKGGLEKILAHLEDENRILQGELRRLKWQHEEAAEAPTLAEGSTEATPDHRNEELLAEARILRQHKSRLETRMQILEDHNKQLESQLQRLRELLLQPPTESEGNGSVVSSLDSSPRQSEGSHPREKGQTTPDTEAADDVGSKSQDVSLCLEDIMEKLRHAFPSVQSSDVTENTLLAS; encoded by the exons ATGCAACCTTTGGTCATGCAGGGatgcccttacaccctcccacgATGTCATGAGTGGCGTGCTGCTGACaggtttcatcacagcagcagctTCCGAAACACCTGCCCCCAGCCTCAG GTTAGAGCTGCGGTCACCATCCCTGCACCTCCTTGGGATGGTGCCAGGGATCCCTGCCTAAGTCCAAAGCTCTTGAACAGGTCTGTTGGAGCCATTGGCCCCCTGGAACCATCAGCCATGAATCTGTGttggaatgaaataaaaaagaagtctcAGAACCTCCG TGCTCGCCTAGAGGCCTTCTCAGACCATAGTGGAAAACTCCAGCTCCCACTCCAAGAGATTATTGACTGGCTGAGCCAAAAGGATGAGGAGTTGTCAGCTCAGCTTCCCTTGCAAGGGGATGTGGCCCTGGTACAACAGGAGAAGGAGACGCATGTG GCCTTTATGGAAGAAGTCAAGTCCAAGGGCCCCTATATCTACTCTGTGCTGGAATCTGCTCAGGCTTTCCTGTCCCAGCACCCATTTGAGGAATTAGAGGAACCTCATTCTGAGAGCAAAG ATACCTCCCCGAGACAGCGAATTCAGAATCTTAGCCGCTTTGTGTGGAAGCAGGCAACGGTGGCCAGTGAACTGTGGGAGAAACTGACAGCCCGCTGTGTGGATCAGCATCGACATATTGAGCATACTCTGGAGCATCTATTGGAGATCCAAGGGGCAATGGAGGAACTAAGCACCACTTTGACCCAAGCAGAGGGAGTCCGAGCCACTTGGGAGCCCATTGGGGATCTCTTCATAGATTCCCTCCCAGAGCATATCCAAGCCATCAAG CTATTCAAAGAAGAATTTTCTCCTGTGAAAGATGGAGTGAAGTTAGTGAATGATCTGGCCCACCAACTTGCCATTTCTGATGTACACTTGTCAATGGAGAATTCAAGGGCTCTGGAACAGATCAACATCAGATGGAAACAGCTCCAG GTGTCGGTCGGTGAGAGGCTTAAACAGCTCCAGGATGCCCATCGGGACTTTGGGCCTGGGTCACAGCACTTCCTCTCCA CTTCTGTCCAGGTTCCCTGGGAAAGAGCCATTTCTCCCAATAAAGTTCCCTACTACATCAA CCACCAGGCTCAGACTACATGCTGGGACCATCCCAAGATGACTGAGTTATACCAAACCTTAG CTGATCTGAACAACATTAAGTTCTCTGCTTATCGCACTGCCATGAAGCTCCGCAGAGTTCAGAAGGCCCTGCGCC ATCTGGTAACTTTGACTACAGCTCTGGAGATCTTCAATGAGCATGACCTGCAGGCCAGTGAACATGTGATGGACGTGGTGGAGGTCATTCACTGCTTGACTGCCTTGTATGAACGACTGGAGGAGGAAAGAGGCATCCTTGTCAATGTGCCACTATGTGTAGACATGAGCCTCAACTGGCTCCTCAATGTTTTTGATAG TGGTCGCAGTGGAAAGATGCGAGCATTGTCCTTTAAGACTGGTATCGCATGCTTGTGTGGCACTGAAGTCAAAGAAAAACTTCAGT ACCTCTTCAGCCAAGTGGCCAATTCAGGCAACCAGTGTGACCAACGCCATCTCGCTGCTCTGCTTCATGAAGCTATTCAAGTGCCCCGTCAGCTGGGTGAAGTGGCAGCATTTGGGGGCAGCAATGTGGAGCCCAGCGTCCGTAGTTGCTTTCGTTTT AGCACGGGAAAGCCAGTCATTGAAGCTTCCCAGTTCCTGGAGTGGGTCAACTTGGAGCCTCAGTCTATGGTGTGGCTGGCCGTTCTGCATCGGGTCACCATTGCTGAGCAAGTAAAGCATCAGACCAAATGTTCTGTCTGTAGGCAGTGCCCCATCAAAGGGTTCAG GTACCGGAGTCTGAAACAGTTTAATGTGGATATCTGCCAGACTTGCTTCTTGACAGGCAGGGCCAGCAAAGGCAACAAGCTCCACTATCCCATCATGGAGTATTACACACCG ACCACATCCAGTGAGAACATGAGGGACTTTGCCACAACCTTAAAGAATAAATTCCGCTCGAAGCAGTATTTCAGCAAACATCCTCAGCGGGGTTATCTGCCTGTGCAGTCAGTGCTGGAGAGCGAGTGCAGTGAGAC ACTGTCTTCTTCCCCGATGTTGCCACATGCTGACACACACTCTCGAATTGAACATTTTGCCAGCAG GCTTGCTGAGATGGAAAGCCAAAATTGTTCCTTTTTTAATGACAGCTTGTCCCCGGATGACAGCAT AGATGAGGACCAGTACCTGTTGCGGCACTCCAGCCCCATCACAGACCGAGAGCCAGCCTTTGGACAGCAGGCTCCATGCAGTATGGGCACAGAAAGCAAGGGGGGACTAGAGAAGATTCTGGCTCATTTAGAAGACGAGAACCG GATTCTCCAGGGAGAGCTGAGGCGCCTGAAATGGCAGCATGAGGAAGCAGCTGAGGCACCCACCCTGGCTGAGGGCTCCACTGAAGCAACTCCAGACCACCGCAATGAAGAGCTTCTGGCTGAAGCCAGGATCCTGAGGCAGCACAAGAGCCGCCTGGAGACACGTATGCAGATCCTTGAAGACCACAACAAGCAGTTAGAGTCTCAGCTGCAACGCCTGAGGGAGCTGCTCCTGCAG CCACCCACCGAGTCAGAAGGCAATGGCTCTGTAGTCTCGTCTCTAGATTCCTCTCCACGCCAGTCAGAAGGCAGTCATCCCCGTGAGAAGGGACAGACTACTCCAGACACAGAGGCTGCAG ATGATGTGGGGTCAAAGAGTCAGGATGTCAGCCTATGCTTAGAAGACATCATGGAGAAGCTCCGCCATGCCTTCCCCAGTGTGCAAAGCTCTGATGTGACTGAAAACACCCTGCTGGCCTCTTGA
- the Drp2 gene encoding dystrophin-related protein 2 isoform X3, whose translation MEEVKSKGPYIYSVLESAQAFLSQHPFEELEEPHSESKDTSPRQRIQNLSRFVWKQATVASELWEKLTARCVDQHRHIEHTLEHLLEIQGAMEELSTTLTQAEGVRATWEPIGDLFIDSLPEHIQAIKLFKEEFSPVKDGVKLVNDLAHQLAISDVHLSMENSRALEQINIRWKQLQVSVGERLKQLQDAHRDFGPGSQHFLSTSVQVPWERAISPNKVPYYINHQAQTTCWDHPKMTELYQTLADLNNIKFSAYRTAMKLRRVQKALRLDLVTLTTALEIFNEHDLQASEHVMDVVEVIHCLTALYERLEEERGILVNVPLCVDMSLNWLLNVFDSGRSGKMRALSFKTGIACLCGTEVKEKLQYLFSQVANSGNQCDQRHLAALLHEAIQVPRQLGEVAAFGGSNVEPSVRSCFRFSTGKPVIEASQFLEWVNLEPQSMVWLAVLHRVTIAEQVKHQTKCSVCRQCPIKGFRYRSLKQFNVDICQTCFLTGRASKGNKLHYPIMEYYTPTTSSENMRDFATTLKNKFRSKQYFSKHPQRGYLPVQSVLESECSETLSSSPMLPHADTHSRIEHFASRLAEMESQNCSFFNDSLSPDDSIDEDQYLLRHSSPITDREPAFGQQAPCSMGTESKGGLEKILAHLEDENRILQGELRRLKWQHEEAAEAPTLAEGSTEATPDHRNEELLAEARILRQHKSRLETRMQILEDHNKQLESQLQRLRELLLQPPTESEGNGSVVSSLDSSPRQSEGSHPREKGQTTPDTEAADDVGSKSQDVSLCLEDIMEKLRHAFPSVQSSDVTENTLLAS comes from the exons ATGGAAGAAGTCAAGTCCAAGGGCCCCTATATCTACTCTGTGCTGGAATCTGCTCAGGCTTTCCTGTCCCAGCACCCATTTGAGGAATTAGAGGAACCTCATTCTGAGAGCAAAG ATACCTCCCCGAGACAGCGAATTCAGAATCTTAGCCGCTTTGTGTGGAAGCAGGCAACGGTGGCCAGTGAACTGTGGGAGAAACTGACAGCCCGCTGTGTGGATCAGCATCGACATATTGAGCATACTCTGGAGCATCTATTGGAGATCCAAGGGGCAATGGAGGAACTAAGCACCACTTTGACCCAAGCAGAGGGAGTCCGAGCCACTTGGGAGCCCATTGGGGATCTCTTCATAGATTCCCTCCCAGAGCATATCCAAGCCATCAAG CTATTCAAAGAAGAATTTTCTCCTGTGAAAGATGGAGTGAAGTTAGTGAATGATCTGGCCCACCAACTTGCCATTTCTGATGTACACTTGTCAATGGAGAATTCAAGGGCTCTGGAACAGATCAACATCAGATGGAAACAGCTCCAG GTGTCGGTCGGTGAGAGGCTTAAACAGCTCCAGGATGCCCATCGGGACTTTGGGCCTGGGTCACAGCACTTCCTCTCCA CTTCTGTCCAGGTTCCCTGGGAAAGAGCCATTTCTCCCAATAAAGTTCCCTACTACATCAA CCACCAGGCTCAGACTACATGCTGGGACCATCCCAAGATGACTGAGTTATACCAAACCTTAG CTGATCTGAACAACATTAAGTTCTCTGCTTATCGCACTGCCATGAAGCTCCGCAGAGTTCAGAAGGCCCTGCGCC tAGATCTGGTAACTTTGACTACAGCTCTGGAGATCTTCAATGAGCATGACCTGCAGGCCAGTGAACATGTGATGGACGTGGTGGAGGTCATTCACTGCTTGACTGCCTTGTATGAACGACTGGAGGAGGAAAGAGGCATCCTTGTCAATGTGCCACTATGTGTAGACATGAGCCTCAACTGGCTCCTCAATGTTTTTGATAG TGGTCGCAGTGGAAAGATGCGAGCATTGTCCTTTAAGACTGGTATCGCATGCTTGTGTGGCACTGAAGTCAAAGAAAAACTTCAGT ACCTCTTCAGCCAAGTGGCCAATTCAGGCAACCAGTGTGACCAACGCCATCTCGCTGCTCTGCTTCATGAAGCTATTCAAGTGCCCCGTCAGCTGGGTGAAGTGGCAGCATTTGGGGGCAGCAATGTGGAGCCCAGCGTCCGTAGTTGCTTTCGTTTT AGCACGGGAAAGCCAGTCATTGAAGCTTCCCAGTTCCTGGAGTGGGTCAACTTGGAGCCTCAGTCTATGGTGTGGCTGGCCGTTCTGCATCGGGTCACCATTGCTGAGCAAGTAAAGCATCAGACCAAATGTTCTGTCTGTAGGCAGTGCCCCATCAAAGGGTTCAG GTACCGGAGTCTGAAACAGTTTAATGTGGATATCTGCCAGACTTGCTTCTTGACAGGCAGGGCCAGCAAAGGCAACAAGCTCCACTATCCCATCATGGAGTATTACACACCG ACCACATCCAGTGAGAACATGAGGGACTTTGCCACAACCTTAAAGAATAAATTCCGCTCGAAGCAGTATTTCAGCAAACATCCTCAGCGGGGTTATCTGCCTGTGCAGTCAGTGCTGGAGAGCGAGTGCAGTGAGAC ACTGTCTTCTTCCCCGATGTTGCCACATGCTGACACACACTCTCGAATTGAACATTTTGCCAGCAG GCTTGCTGAGATGGAAAGCCAAAATTGTTCCTTTTTTAATGACAGCTTGTCCCCGGATGACAGCAT AGATGAGGACCAGTACCTGTTGCGGCACTCCAGCCCCATCACAGACCGAGAGCCAGCCTTTGGACAGCAGGCTCCATGCAGTATGGGCACAGAAAGCAAGGGGGGACTAGAGAAGATTCTGGCTCATTTAGAAGACGAGAACCG GATTCTCCAGGGAGAGCTGAGGCGCCTGAAATGGCAGCATGAGGAAGCAGCTGAGGCACCCACCCTGGCTGAGGGCTCCACTGAAGCAACTCCAGACCACCGCAATGAAGAGCTTCTGGCTGAAGCCAGGATCCTGAGGCAGCACAAGAGCCGCCTGGAGACACGTATGCAGATCCTTGAAGACCACAACAAGCAGTTAGAGTCTCAGCTGCAACGCCTGAGGGAGCTGCTCCTGCAG CCACCCACCGAGTCAGAAGGCAATGGCTCTGTAGTCTCGTCTCTAGATTCCTCTCCACGCCAGTCAGAAGGCAGTCATCCCCGTGAGAAGGGACAGACTACTCCAGACACAGAGGCTGCAG ATGATGTGGGGTCAAAGAGTCAGGATGTCAGCCTATGCTTAGAAGACATCATGGAGAAGCTCCGCCATGCCTTCCCCAGTGTGCAAAGCTCTGATGTGACTGAAAACACCCTGCTGGCCTCTTGA